A single region of the Metarhizium brunneum chromosome 6, complete sequence genome encodes:
- the CDA gene encoding Cytidine deaminase encodes MSRAPPTIHASSSAASIAATCEAHALTPEQFAALRSQASAAKAAAYCPYSKFRVGAAVLGDDGSVTTGANVENASYPVGTCAERVALGKAVTDRGLRAFKAVAVATDVAPPASPCGMCRQLGSIREFCRLDMPVIMFDKDENYVVLTLEELLPLSFGPEKLGL; translated from the exons ATGTCCCGCGCGCCGCCGACCATCCACGCCTCCTCGTCAGCCGCCTCCATCGCAGCGACATGCGAAGCGCACGCCCTGACACCGGAGCAGTTCGCCGCGCTGCGCTCCCAGGCgtccgccgccaaggccgcgGCCTACTGCCCCTACAGCAAGTTCCGGGTGGGCGCGGCGGTcctgggcgacgacggctccGTCACCACGGGGGCCAACGTCGAGAACGCCTCGTACCCCGTGGGCACGTGTGCCGAGCGCGTGGCCCTCGGCAAGGCCGTCACCGACCGCGGCCTGAGGGCCTTCAAGGCCGTGGCTGTGGCGACCGACGTCGCTCCGCCCGCGAGCCCCTGCGGCATGTGTAGGCAGTT GGGCAGTATTCGCGAGTTTTGCAGGCTGGATATGCCCGTCATCATGTTTGACAAGGATGAGAATTATGTGGTTCTTACGCTGGAAGAG
- the wis4 gene encoding MAP kinase kinase kinase wis4, translated as MSDPSPRAVRFSGGEDELQQERPKPRRPSVVVSPDAVNSSPGSEDEPNAIEGHSEINDLNRYVDAPTHASSLASIPAKTVVNGVGVGSKTQWNNVSDDGTPYANGGRPQRPLAPARTPSNTYNPATSRKPRPSQQTQPFVESMRSSSKTRTRQSESRFRAQERAYIQKLRHDAASGEYFSSYQGMNGNDSDSEGETPNSEGPYDIGPDQETNMFYGSDNLLPTEEDMNDPNNRDRLEWYAMLEAVLTGDVVRQEKKRLIGTSDQQASKTAHRSELWLGVRAKCCGRQLPVQKRMVEEARSTVDRLLDDIVNFEVKGESVAGKPPYEQVQDIVKKIEKCESHYPSWQSLAAEHKTAASPQFHEAYEAIFSWYNTNKMINTELSILKKWVGNEELDFSRTKQRSPAVDGITNDETSFLDRLMKEDGLQSLYDDDERTPQKGMLWPISSIISKAKETLIRNSAPFRKRHLPPYLEELLTLISFPSRLIEEITKTRLEYAKRVKEAAQQNPMMQEQMISQFQLLLKFAIRIKQEYLSIESPEPGWDLPPCIDESFDQVVLEALKYYFKMLNWKLSGNKNSFKEAELLFQEWDFANYIGSHLQGGQIEVAEQFSSLTFKALNRLSETFEKELQVKPKESATDMSKRYKACLDSVRIRQRMLQRFGRMLSDNYEHSSDFSICFPPETMQKFYDQLVASGHFLLQTGVYEKQEKYIIASPELHGKLDDMQAMMAVTSIDRFPDLGEQYLLILRPEGSFHWFGEKVDVPLREQNIDLKRGQARLCATGSQALPEARKAFLDAVDMHLDLRQESRSNIHKVNVRLVEIRRVAYKLSSTFMDSVEVIRKQAEGKDCQELIQTCFVFATEFGQRSLLYMDHNRRQMNNLKLTKLALDWVSFICDDCVASDRKTFRWAVLALEFAMGMTRGKHILTLGDEEYERLRRKVGGCMSLLISHFDIMGARSNLAAQAEKERMEALLGQFRKLDKNRMLDDEEASRCTTEQRLMRLDVVDELRHEKEGERRALGRVLEANNEADRSLAYLSSSATNVTKRWQQGHFVGGGTFGNVYAAMDLDTGLLMAVKEIRLQDPKLIPTIAEQIREEMGVLEVLDHPNIVQYHGIEVHRDRVYIFMEYCSGGSLANLLEHGRIEDEQVITFYALQLLEGLVYLHESGIAHRDIKPENILLNHNGIIKYVDFGAAKVIARQGRTLAADLHATKPNKSMTGTPMYMSPEVIKGENPGRAGSVDIWSLGCVVLEMATGRRPWANLDNEWAIMYNIAQGNPPQLPTADQVSPAGLDFLSKCFIRNPKERPSAVELLQHEWIMAVRSQVVEPMTPSDSSSSAQMTPLTASSSKGSYMPDGS; from the exons atgtcggacCCGTCTCCTCGGGCTGTCCGCTTTTctggcggcgaggatgagctgCAGCAGGAGAGACCCAAGCCACGAAGACCGTCGGTAGTCGTCAGCCCTGATGCTGTCAACTCGTCACCCGGGTCCGAGGACGAACCGAACGCTATAGAGGGGCACAGCGAAATCAACGACTTGAACCGATATGTTGACGCCCCCACGCATGCCAGTTCTCTTGCGTCGATACCCGCCAAGACTGTTGTcaatggtgttggtgttggctcGAAGACGCAGTGGAACAATGTAAGCGATGACGGCACTCCGTATGCCAATGGTGGCCGACCACAGCGACCGCTTGCCCCAGCCAGAACTCCGTCCAATACATACAACCCGGCCACATCTCGAAAACCGCGGCCATCGCAGCAGACCCAGCCGTTCGTCGAGTCCATGCGGTCGTCGTCCAAGACCCGGACCAGGCAGAGCGAGAGTAGATTTCGAGCACAAGAACGAGCCTATATCCAGAAGCTTCGGCATGATGCCGCCTCTGGAGAATATTTTTCATCATACCAAGGAATGAACGGGAAcgactccgactccgagGGCGAGACACCGAATTCCGAAGGACCATATGATATCGGCCCCGATCAAGAAACCAACATGTTTTACGGCAGCGATAACTTGCTACCAACCGAGGAGGACATGAATGACCCGAACAACAGGGATAGGCTTGAGTGGTACGCCatgctcgaggccgtcttgACTGGCGACGTTGTTCgtcaagaaaagaagcgGCTTATTGGTACTTCAGACCAACAGGCCAGTAAAACGGCCCACAGGTCAGAACTGTGGCTCGGAGTTCGGGCCAAATGTTGCGGCAGACAGCTTCCAGTCCAGAAACGCATGGTCGAAGAGGCTCGGAGCACGGTTGATCGACTCTTGGACGACATCGTCAATTTTGAGGTCAAGGGCGAGAGTGTGGCTGGGAAACCACCTTACGAGCAGGTCCAGGATATTGTGAAGAAGATCGAGAAGTGCGAGAGTCATTATCCCTCATGGCAATCCCTGGCAGCGGAACACAAAACGGCTGCCTCGCCTCAATTCCATGAGGCCTATGAGGCCATCTTTTCCTGGTACAACACGAACAAGATGATCAATACGGAACTGTCCATTTTGAAGAAGTGGGTTGGAAATGAAGAACTAGACTTTTCTCGCACCAAACAAAGGTCACCTGCTGTGGACGGCATCACGAATGATGAGACGTCTTTCCTCGATAGATTGATGAAAGAGGATGGCCTGCAATCCCTctacgacgacgatgagcgAACTCCCCAGAAGGGTATGCTCTGGCCTATTTCTTCCATCATTAGCAAAGCCAAAGAGACGCTTATTCGCAACTCTGCGCCCTTCCGAAAACGTCACCTACCGCCATATCTAGAGGAACTGTTGACCCTCATCAGTTTCCCGTCTCGGCTCATTGAGGAAATCACGAAGACACGTCTCGAATACGCTAAGAGAGTTAAAGAGGCCGCTCAGCAGAATCCAATGATGCAAGAACAGATGATTTCACAGTTCCAACTTCTCCTCAAGTTTGCCATTAGAATCAAGCAGGAGTATCTTTCTATTGAAAGCCCCGAACCCGGCTGGGACCTACCACCGTGTATCGATGAGTCATTCGATCAGGTTGTGTTGGAAGCGCTCAAGTACTATTTCAAGATGTTGAATTGGAAACTAAGCGGAAACAAGAATTCGTTCAAAGAAGCAGAGTTACTGTTTCAAGAATGGGACTTTGCCAACTACATTGGAAGTCACTTACAGGGTGGCCAAATCGAGGTAGCAGAGCAATTCAGCTCCCTAACATTCAAGGCGCTGAACCGTTTGAGTGAAACGTTTGAAAAGGAGCTGCAGGTAAAACCCAAAGAAAGCGCCACCGATATGAGCAAGCGATACAAGGCCTGTCTCGATTCCGTACGTATTCGCCAACGGATGCTGCAAAGATTCGGTAGAATGCTTAGCGACAATTATGAGCATTCTTCTGATTTCAGCATTTGCTTTCCGCCAGAGACTATGCAAAAGTTTTACGATCAACTAGTAGCGTCCGGCCACTTCCTTCTACAAACCGGGGTGTATGAAAAgcaagaaaaatatattattgCATCTCCGGAGCTTCACGGCAAGTTGGACGACATGCAAGCAATGATGGCTGTGACCTCGATAGATCGGTTTCCAGACCTGGGCGAGCAATATCTCCTCATCCTGCGACCAGAAGGCAGTTTCCACTGGTTTGGAGAAAAAGTCGATGTGCCTCTACGAGAACAGAATATCGATCTGAAACGGGGTCAGGCTCGGTTGTGCGCAACAGGGTCTCAGGCACTACCGGAAGCAAGAAAGGCCTTCCTTGACGCAGTGGATATGCACCTGGATCTACGCCAGGAGTCTAGGTCCAATATTCACAAAGTCAACGTGAGACTTGTGGAGATTCGGCGGGTGGCCTACAAGCTGTCCAGCACGTTCATGGACAGTGTCGAGGTGATCCGCAAACAGGCTGAAGGGAAGGATTGCCAGGAACTGATTCAAACATGCTTTGTCTTTGCTACTGAGTTCGGCCAACGGTCACTACTCTACATGGACCACAATAGACGGCAGATGAACAATTTGAAACTCACCAAGCTTGCTCTTGATTGGGTGAGCTTCATCTGTGACGACTGCGTTGCTTCAGATCGAAAGACGTTTAGATGGGCCGTGCTGGCTCTGGAATTTGCCATGGGCATGACCAGGGGAAAGCATATTCTTACACTTGGCGATGAGGAGTATGAGAGGCTCAGAAGAAAGGTAGGTGGCTGCATGTCACTCTTGATCTCCCATTTCGACATCATGGGTGCCAGATCCAACCTGGCAGCGCAAGCAGAAAAGGAACGGATGGAAGCTCTTTTGGGGCAGTTCAGGAAACTGGACAAGAACAGAATGCtcgacgatgaggaggccTCGCGCTGCACCACAGAGCAGCGGTTGATGCGATTGGATGTTGTGGATGAGCTGAGGCATGAGAAGGAAGGGGAGAGACGCGCACTGGGTCGTGTACTGGAGGCCAACAATGAAGCCGATCGATCGCTTGCCTATTTGTCCTCGTCAGCAACCAATGTCACGAAGAGGTGGCAGCAGGGACActttgttggtggtggcacTTTTGGCAACGTGTATGCGGCCATGGACCTGGACACTGGTCTGCTGATGGCTGTCAAAGAGATCAGACTGCAAGATCCAAAGCTGATTCCTACCATTGCCGAGCAAATCAGAGAGGAGATGGGTGTCTTGGAAGTATTGGACCATCCCAATATCGTGCAATACCACGGCATTGAAGTCCATCGAGACCGTGTGTACATCTTTATGGAATATTGCTCTGGAGGATCGCTAGCGAACCTGCTCGAGCATGGACGAATAGAGGATGAGCAAGTCATTACCTTTTACGCCCTGCAGCTTCTGGAGGGATTGGTGTATCTGCATGAAAGTGGCATTGCTCATCGAGACATCAAGCCAGAGA ACATCCTTCTCAACCATAATGGAATTATCAAGTATGTGGATTTTGGGGCTGCCAAGGTCATCGCCCGCCAAGGACGTACGCTGGCGGCGGATTTACATGCCACAAAACCCAACAAATCCATGACGGGCACTCCCATGTACATGTCTCCGGAAGTTATCAAAGGAGAGAACCCGGGACGAGCGGGCTCTGTGGACATCTGGTCGCTCGGCTGCGTCGTTTTGGAAATGGCCACTGGTCGACGGCCCTGGGCCAACCTGGATAACGAATGGGCCATCATGTACAACATTGCACAAGGTAACCCGCCGCAGCTTCCAACAGCTGACCAAGTCAGCCCTGCAGGGCTTGATTTTCTGTCCAAGTGCTTCATACGAAACCCAAAGGAACGGCCATCTGCCGTGGAGCTTCTTCAGCACGAATGGATCATGGCTGTTCGAAGCCAGGTGGTCGAACCAATGACCCCGAGCGACAGCAGCTCATCGGCGCAGATGACTCCGTTGACGGCGAGTTCTAGCAAAGGCAGTTACATGCCGGATGGATCGTGA